The Plantactinospora sp. KBS50 sequence CGCGGCACCGTCACCGTGCTGGAGCAGCGCGAGCAGCAGGTGCTCGGTGTCGATCCGCCGATGCTGGAGACGCCGGGCCGTGGCCTGCGCCTCGACGACGATCGTCCGGGCCGACTGGGTGAACCGTTCGAACATCACGACCTCCCGGAGTGCTTCTTGTGCACAGCCTGTTTGCTGACCCCGAGCGCGTCCGCGATCTCCTGCCACGACCAGCCGTGCCGCCGGGCGTTGTCCACCTGGAGTGATTCCAGGGCGTCGGCGAGCCGGTGCAGGGCAACGACGGCGCGCAGCCCGGTCGCCGGATCGGTGCTGCTGGCCGCCGCGGCGACCTCGGACGCGTTCTCCATGCGTCAACTTTAGTTGACAGGACTCCGGGTGTCAACCAAAGTTGACGCTCAGGCCGCGCAGTCTCGCGGCGGCCTCGGCCAGCACCTCCGGCCGCTTGCAGAAGGCGAACCGGATGATCTGCCGGCCGGCCTCCGGGTTGTCGTAGAAGACCTGGGTCGGCACCGCCACCACGCCGCAGCGGGCGGGCAACTCCCGGCAGAACTCGATGCCGTCCCGGCCGCCGAGCGGCCCGATGCCGGCCGTGACGAAGTAGGTGCCGTCCGGCCGCAGTACGTCGAAGCCGGCCTCGCGCAGCCCGTCGACCAGCCGGTCCCGCCGGTCGAGCTGCCCGGCGAGGAAGTCGGCGAAGTAACCGTCCGG is a genomic window containing:
- a CDS encoding RNA polymerase subunit sigma-70 gives rise to the protein MENASEVAAAASSTDPATGLRAVVALHRLADALESLQVDNARRHGWSWQEIADALGVSKQAVHKKHSGRS